CCTCTTTCGCATCCGTTGGAAGAAACCCTCAGGGACCACTGACAAGGTCCATGGAGACATCACAACCTGATGTTCCCTTCCGAATCCAGCTCCCAGAACGGATTGTATGCGACCTCCCACAGGTGCCCATCGGGATCGGAGAAGTATCCGCTATACCCGCCCCAGGAGGTTTTCTGTGCCGGCTTGACCACGTTGGCGCCCAAGGTTCTCATATGCGAAAGGAAGCTATCGACCTCCCCCTCATCCCTGCAGTTGTATGCCATGGCCATACCTCTGAAGCCCTGTCCCTCCGGGGGGACACCGGCATCCATGGC
Above is a window of Methanomassiliicoccus sp. DNA encoding:
- a CDS encoding VOC family protein yields the protein MNPRINVITLGVEDLQRSLAFYSEGLGWKAQVQGDIALFQLNGVVLALYPREALAMDAGVPPEGQGFRGMAMAYNCRDEGEVDSFLSHMRTLGANVVKPAQKTSWGGYSGYFSDPDGHLWEVAYNPFWELDSEGNIRL